CCGGATATATTTCCGAGTTTCAATATTACGGTAATACCTCGCAGGAATTTATCGAGGTTGCGCTTCCTGCTGGAACCAACCCATCAGGTTACGTTGTCGAAATCTATGATGTGTCAGGTTACCTAATCTGGGATTTTCCACTTGGCACATCGATCGAGACAAGTGGTGGTTTTGATGTTTATGTCATCGATGCCACAACGCCCGGTTTTGACGACGGGGGGGCTGATCCGACCGGGATGATGTATCCAGACGATGGGATCGCGCTGGTGGATGATCAGGGGGACGTTCAGCAATTTCTGTCGTATTGGGACAATACAGTAACGGCCATTGAAGGGGCCGCAAGTGGGTTGACCACCACGGATGTGGGCACGGCAGGGGCAGGTCAGTCGTTGCAGTCGGACGACCGTGGGGCGAGCTATTACACGCAAAACACCCCGAATGCAGGAACGATTCCCGCCTGCTATGCAACTGGCAGCCTGATCGCGACACCTGCCGGGGCAATTCCTGTTGAACAGCTGACTGCGGGTGATTGTGTTCTCGGGCAGGATGACAGGCTGCATCGGGTACGATGGGTCTGGTCAGGGCAGCAACCGCTGGATGGGGTGGCCGGGGATCAAAAACCGGTTTTGATCCGCGCCGATGCTCTGGGGAAAGGCCTGCCAAAGCAAGATCTTATTGTTTCTGGTCAGCACCGGATCGTAGTGGGGGGCTCGGGGCAACTTGAAGACATCTTTGATACACCAATGATGGTGCCGGCCAAAGCCCTTGTCGAACATCGTGGGGTCCGTTTTATGACAGGGAAGCGGTCGATCATGTGGCATCACTTTCTCTGTGACGCCCATTCGGTGGTGTTTGCAAACGGGGTTGCCTCTGAAAGTCTGCTGTTGGGGCCAACTCTTCTACATGGGATGAACAGGGCACAATTGGCCGAACTGTCTCGGGCGCTGCAGCGCAGAATCACACGCGGGACCACTGAGAAAGCGGCACTGCACTGTCTGACAGTAGGTGCAGCAAGGCGTGCCTTACGTTCCCGGAACCTTGCCGGGGCAGGGTGCCAATTGTAAGCGGTGGTTTGGTTTCACAGGTGTTTGATGGTGATCTTCAACGCCCCTCTGCAAGGGATGGTGAATAATTCGGCATGCGTTGGAAATATAGCGGTGTACCTTTGCTGATTTCGCAAACACGCGAGGTCAGCAATCCGCCGCTATCAGATGACCATTTGCAGCCAGAATTTCATCGTACAACATAAAATCTTCTGCCCGAACTTCACGCAACAGGGCCAAGGTTTCCTCGCTTAGAGGTGAATCAATCAGTGGCGAAACATTTTTGGGCGCGATTTCGACCGGGTGTTGCAGGTGCTGTGACAAGAACGCCAAAAACTTTTCTGGCTGCTCATAGGCAAAGACATGATCCGCCATCACACGGGTCTTGCCATCGGTGAGAAAGCTGAACTGTCGCCCGATCCGTGCCCGCTCTGGCGGTTTATCCGATACCACTTCGCTCACAAATTGGTCGAAACTAATGCCCTTGGTGCTAAGCTTGGTGCCATCCAGCCGTTTCTGGCTGCGGTATTTGTACCAGCTGCGGATCTGATCAACCGGTTCACGCATCACCGCGACCGAGGCCGGGCGCACGCCAAATGTATCCTCAAGAAAGGGGGCGACCTTATTGGCATATCGCACAGCGGTGATGTGTTTGCGGTTCTTGGAAAACACAATTTCGGCACGTGACTTCAGCGCCATTTCCACCGCCGTCGTGCCCGTCTTGGGGGTGGCAAGAAAGGTGATCTTATGGCGCAGGAAAACAAGCATGATCCAGACCTAACCCAGCCTTATGGTTTCTGCCAGCGTCCACCGAAATCCTCCGGGATCAGCAGGTTATGCCGGCCCAGATTGGCAACATTGGTTTCACCGCACAGCGCCATGGTTGTGTCCAGTTCTTTGTGGATCACTTCCAGCGCAGTTTGCACCCCTTTTTGGCCCATCGCACCCAGACCATAGACGAAAGCGCGCCCGATCATCGTGCCCTTTGCCCCCATGGCGAGCGCCTTCAGCACGTCCTGACCAGAGCGGATACCGCTATCAAGATGCACTTCAACCTGATCCCCCACTGCGTCCAGAATGCTTGGCAATGCCGAGATCGAGCTGACCGCCCCGTCCAACTGCCGCCCGCCGTGGTTGGACACAACAATTGCATCCGCCCCGACCTTAAGCGCCATTTTGGCGTCTTCAGCATCTAGGATCCCCTTGAGGATGACCTTGCCGCCCCATTGCTCTTTCAGCTTGGCAATCTTGGCCCAATCCAGCGTCAGATCAAATTGCTCCGCTGTCCAGGCCCCGAGGCTGGAAGCATCGGAAATGCTTTCGACATGGCCGACGATATTGCCGAACTCGCGCCGCTTGGCCTGCAGCATTTCAATGCCCCAGGCCCATTTGGTCATCAGGTTGGCGATGGTTTTTGGCGTCAGCTTGGGTGGGGCGGACAGGCCGTTTTTCAGGTCCTTGTGCCGTTGCCCCAGAATTTGCAGGTCCAGTGTGATCACCAGGGCAGAGCAGTTTGCATCCTTGGCCCGTTGGATCAACCGGCTGACATAATCCGTATCGCGCATTGTATAAAGCTGGAACCAAAACGGTGCATTTGTTGCCTCGGCCACGTCTTCGATCGAGTTGATGGACATGGTGGAGAGAGTGAAGGGCACACCAAATGCCTTGGCCGCTTTCGCTGCTTTGATCTCGCCATCCGCATGCTGCATGCCGGTCAGCCCCACCGGGGCCAGTGCAACCGGCATCGCCACATCCTGTCCGATCATTTGCCCCGCAGTGCTGCGCCCTGACATGTCCACTGCAACCCGCTGACGCAGGCGTAGCTTGTCGAAATCAGAGGTGTTCTCTCGGAAAGTCTGTTCTGTCCAGCTGCCGGATTCGCAATAATCATAGAACATGCGCGGCACGCGACGTTCATATATACGCTTAAGATCGCCGATATTGGTGATGACTGGCATGAGGAGACTCCATATTGGTAATCTTTACTTACCAATTTAGCCTGCCTCGGTCAATTCAGCGATTTGGCCCGGATCAGGCGGCGTGGGCACCGTCCGACAGGGTTTTCACAAACGTGAGTACATCCGCCACACTGTCCCCTGCAGCAATGCGCGCCACAATGGCAGAGCCGACAACAACACCATCCGCCACTTCGGCAATCGCCTGTGACTTGGCGGGGGTGTTCACGCCAAAGCCGACAATCACCGGCAGGCCGCTGGCCTCGCGGATGCGCAGAACCTCTGGGGCAACATCGCCTGCATCCGCTTCGGCAGACCCGGTGATGCCGGTGATCGACACGTAATAGACAAAGCCGGAGGTGTTCTGCACCACGCGGGGCAGGCGGTTGTCATCCGTTGTCGGGGTCGCAAGGCGGATAAAGTTCAATCCGGCTTCCTGCGCGGGCAGGCACAATTCACTGTCTTCTTCAGGGGGCAGGTCGACAATGATCAACCCGTCGATGCCTGCCTCTTTGGCGGCTTTCAGGAATTTCTCGACGCCCATTGAATAGATCGGGTTGTAATACCCCATCAGCACAATCGGTGTGGTGTCATCCTCCTTTCGGAAGGACGCAGCCATCCCCAGCGTCTTGAGCAGGGTCATGCCGCCCTCAAGGGCGCGTTGTCCGGCGAGCTGGATCGTTGGGCCATCGGCCATTGGATCGGTGAAGGGCAGGCCAAGTTCGATGACATCGACCCCGGCACCGGGCAGGCCGCGCATGACCTCCAGAGAAGTTTCCATATCGGGATCACCCGCCATAATATAAGAGACAAAGGCCTTTTTGCCTTGCGCTTTGAGGTCGGCGAATTTGGCGTCGATACGGGTCATGGGGTGGGCCTTTGCGTTTGTACCCCCGTTCAATGGCGAACCTTGCGCCGGAAATCAATGTGCGACCTGCGCTGTAGGGGGCGGAATTTTGCAAAATTCCGGTACGGAAAATGGGAATTTTCCGCACACAAGGCCAGCGTGAAGCCCCCAAACCCTTGCACCGCCCCCTGTCAGGCCATAGGACAGCGCAAAATCTGCTGTCGCAAGGATCAAGATCATGGGTTTCAAAATGGGTATCGTAGGTCTGCCGAACGTTGGCAAATCGACCTTGTTTAACGCGCTCACCCGCACCGCCGCTGCACAGGCCGCGAATTTTCCCTTTTGTACAATCGAACCCAATGTGGGCGAAGTCGCTGTTCCAGATGCACGGTTGGACAAGCTCGCCGCCATCGCATCGTCCAAATCCATCATTCCGACACGCATGACCTTTGTGGACATTGCGGGTCTGGTAAAAGGCGCCTCCAAAGGGGAGGGACTGGGCAACCAGTTTCTGGCCAATATCCGCGAGACGGACGCGATTGCCCATGTGCTGCGCTGTTTTGAAGATGGTGATGTTACCCATGTGGAGGGGCGCGTTGATCCGGTGGCCGATGCGGAAACCATTGATACCGAATTGATGCTTGCGGATCTGGAAAGCATCGAAAAACGCCGCGCCGGATTGGTGCGCAAGATCAAAGGCAATGACAAGGACGCGGTGCAGCAGGATCGTCTGCTGGGCATGGCGCAGGACGCGATTGAAGCGGGCAAGCCAGCCCGCACCGTCGAGGTCGACGAAGATGACGCCAAAGCCTGGCGCATGCTGCAACTGTTGACCACCAAACCGGTTCTCTACGTCTGCAACGTAGGCGAGAGCGAAGCCGCCGAAGGAAATCAGTACTCGGCACAGGTGGCGGAGATGGCCGCCGCTCAGGGCAATTCCCATGTCATCATCTCGGCCCAGATCGAAGAAGAGATCAGCCAGCTGGAAGACGAGGAAGCAGAGATGTTCCTTGAGGAAATGGGTCTTGCAGAGGCTGGTCTGGACCGTCTGATCCGTGCCGGTTACGAGCTGTTGCATCTGGAGACCTATTTCACCGTTGGTCCCAAAGAGGCCCGTGCTTGGACCATCAAATCCGGCACCTCAGCGCCCAAGGCTGCGGGTGTCATCCATGGTGATTTTGAAAAAGGGTTCATCCGCGCCGAGACGATTGCCTATGATGATTTCATCACTCTGGGCGGCGAGGGGCCTGCGAAAGAGGCTGGCAAGATGCGCGCCGAGGGCAAAGGATATATAGTGAAGGACGGGGATGTGTTGCACTTCCTGTTTAACACTTGAGACCAGGCATGCTCCGGCCTGTCTGACCGCCTTTAACGTGATGTTCGACCCGGCACCACAAATGCGCATGGCGGAACGACGCAAATGCGAAAGGCCCGATCAAATGACCGGGCCTTCGAACGCGCTAACAGTGCTGTTAACGGCTGTCGTTGCCTGCACCTGAACCACCGTAAGGATACCCCTCACCAATGGAGCTGATGGTGCTGCGTGTGGAGAATGTTGTGGCGTTTTCCTTTTCTGTGCCAGCGGTGGAGCGTTCCTGACTTTTTCCGCGCTGGGCAGCGTCAAGATCTGTCGGGCGGGTTTCGTCAGAGAAGACCCGTTGCGCTGTTTCAGAAGTGTCCAGACGCAAGTCGTTGTAACGATCAGAGTTATCGGCAAATGCCGTGGTGCTGATCAGGGCGGCCGCTGCTGTTGTAATAAGAAGTTTCATTATCGGAGTCCTTTCGGGTTGTTCAATTACGAAGCCGAACGTCTTGTCCGTTCCGTTGTCTGGCAGCTCAACAATGGGATTTAGAAAAGGTTTCCTGTTGTTTTTCACCAACCGAAGCGGAGAGGAGGCAAAACGAGCTTTTTCTTTTCAAGGAGTATTAAAAATTACTTAAAATCAATTGGTTATGTTGCGTCGGGTGAGGTGGTCACGCCGCAATCACACTGATGTGAGGCTGCCCTTTGGTCGGGTTGGCATGAGCGTGGGAAACAGATCACCGTCGGAAAAGACCGGGGCGGATCATCAGTCCCGGCCTGTGTTTTGATAGGCCTAACGGCCAAAGCCGATAGCCGCTGTCGATGTAGATTGAAAACGTCACCTAAGTCGGGGCAGACATCACCTGGCTCAACTTGCCGCTCTTAGAACAGGTTAAGCTCATATCGCCATTCATCCGCATCCGGCGTAACACTCTTGACGTCATAGTCGTTGTCGATGAGATGCTGTGCGCTGGTGTCCCCCATGGCCGCCGCGCGATCAATCATTTTGCGGCCTTCAACTTCATCCTTGCGAACCCCGCGACCACGTAACAGATCCAGCCCGTAATTGAATGCGGCGACTTCGCTGCCCAGTTCCGCGGCCCTTCGGTCCCATTCTGCAGCGGCGGCTGGGTTTTCCGGGCCGGACAAGCCGTTATCCTCAATCCAGGACATCCAAGTCATTGCTTGAACGCTGCCGGTGCGATCAATCGCTTCCTGAAAAATCTGCCTTGCCTCTTCGTGTCGCCCTGATTTTGCCGCGCCATACCCGATTGCATAGTTC
This DNA window, taken from Sulfitobacter pacificus, encodes the following:
- a CDS encoding Hint domain-containing protein, with product MPGYISEFQYYGNTSQEFIEVALPAGTNPSGYVVEIYDVSGYLIWDFPLGTSIETSGGFDVYVIDATTPGFDDGGADPTGMMYPDDGIALVDDQGDVQQFLSYWDNTVTAIEGAASGLTTTDVGTAGAGQSLQSDDRGASYYTQNTPNAGTIPACYATGSLIATPAGAIPVEQLTAGDCVLGQDDRLHRVRWVWSGQQPLDGVAGDQKPVLIRADALGKGLPKQDLIVSGQHRIVVGGSGQLEDIFDTPMMVPAKALVEHRGVRFMTGKRSIMWHHFLCDAHSVVFANGVASESLLLGPTLLHGMNRAQLAELSRALQRRITRGTTEKAALHCLTVGAARRALRSRNLAGAGCQL
- a CDS encoding alpha-hydroxy acid oxidase is translated as MPVITNIGDLKRIYERRVPRMFYDYCESGSWTEQTFRENTSDFDKLRLRQRVAVDMSGRSTAGQMIGQDVAMPVALAPVGLTGMQHADGEIKAAKAAKAFGVPFTLSTMSINSIEDVAEATNAPFWFQLYTMRDTDYVSRLIQRAKDANCSALVITLDLQILGQRHKDLKNGLSAPPKLTPKTIANLMTKWAWGIEMLQAKRREFGNIVGHVESISDASSLGAWTAEQFDLTLDWAKIAKLKEQWGGKVILKGILDAEDAKMALKVGADAIVVSNHGGRQLDGAVSSISALPSILDAVGDQVEVHLDSGIRSGQDVLKALAMGAKGTMIGRAFVYGLGAMGQKGVQTALEVIHKELDTTMALCGETNVANLGRHNLLIPEDFGGRWQKP
- the trpA gene encoding tryptophan synthase subunit alpha, producing MTRIDAKFADLKAQGKKAFVSYIMAGDPDMETSLEVMRGLPGAGVDVIELGLPFTDPMADGPTIQLAGQRALEGGMTLLKTLGMAASFRKEDDTTPIVLMGYYNPIYSMGVEKFLKAAKEAGIDGLIIVDLPPEEDSELCLPAQEAGLNFIRLATPTTDDNRLPRVVQNTSGFVYYVSITGITGSAEADAGDVAPEVLRIREASGLPVIVGFGVNTPAKSQAIAEVADGVVVGSAIVARIAAGDSVADVLTFVKTLSDGAHAA
- the ychF gene encoding redox-regulated ATPase YchF, yielding MGFKMGIVGLPNVGKSTLFNALTRTAAAQAANFPFCTIEPNVGEVAVPDARLDKLAAIASSKSIIPTRMTFVDIAGLVKGASKGEGLGNQFLANIRETDAIAHVLRCFEDGDVTHVEGRVDPVADAETIDTELMLADLESIEKRRAGLVRKIKGNDKDAVQQDRLLGMAQDAIEAGKPARTVEVDEDDAKAWRMLQLLTTKPVLYVCNVGESEAAEGNQYSAQVAEMAAAQGNSHVIISAQIEEEISQLEDEEAEMFLEEMGLAEAGLDRLIRAGYELLHLETYFTVGPKEARAWTIKSGTSAPKAAGVIHGDFEKGFIRAETIAYDDFITLGGEGPAKEAGKMRAEGKGYIVKDGDVLHFLFNT
- a CDS encoding tetratricopeptide repeat protein, which gives rise to MRKSLFLLLTICLTTPAVADEFGVKNPEELSLEGMMDRLRYGEIDPMNYAIGYGAAKSGRHEEARQIFQEAIDRTGSVQAMTWMSWIEDNGLSGPENPAAAAEWDRRAAELGSEVAAFNYGLDLLRGRGVRKDEVEGRKMIDRAAAMGDTSAQHLIDNDYDVKSVTPDADEWRYELNLF